The following proteins come from a genomic window of Parambassis ranga chromosome 4, fParRan2.1, whole genome shotgun sequence:
- the rabgap1l gene encoding rab GTPase-activating protein 1-like isoform X5, with amino-acid sequence MLPLPLFLNVRSWILNTHRENRRLQEASMRLEQENDDLAHELVTSKIALRNDLDQAEDKADVLNKELLTTKQRLVETEEEKRRQEEETAQLKEVFRRELEKAEQEIKKTTAIIAEYKQICSQLSTRLEKQQAATKEELDIVRHKVMGCEHCRDLFSTLGSLQASSPGSDRTSSEPLDEEKDGLKEQLRQMELELAQTKLQLVEAKCRIQELEHQRGVLMNEIQAAKNSWFSKTLGSLKSSASSSSSSTSQTPSSPKDGPA; translated from the exons AtgctgcctctgcctctcttcTTAAATGTTCGCTCCTGGATATTAAACACCCAT aGGGAGAACCGCCGTCTGCAGGAGGCCAGTATGCGACTGGAACAAGAGAATGATGACTTGGCACATGAGCTGGTCACCAGCAAGATCGCCCTACGGAACGACCTGGACCAG gCAGAAGACAAGGCCGATGTTTTGAACAAAGAGCTGCTGACCACCAAGCAACGTCtggtggagacagaggaggagaagaggcgacaggaggaggagacagctCAG CTGAAGGAAGTGTTCAGGAGGGAGCTGGAAAAAGCAGAGCAGGAGATCAAGAAAACCACAGCCATCATCGCTGAGTACAAACAG atctgCTCCCAGCTGAGCACCAGGCTGGAAAAACAGCAGGCGGCAACAAAGGAAGAGCTGGACATCGTCAGG CACAAGGTAATGGGCTGTGAGCACTGCAGGGACCTGTTCAGCACCCTGGGCTCGCTCCAGGCATCATCCCCTGGCTCTGACAGGACATCCAGCGAACCCCTGGACGAGGAGAAGGACgggctgaaggagcagctgagacagatggagctggagctggCACAGACCAAACTACAGCTGGTGGAGGCCAAGTGTCGCATCCAG GAGCTCGAACATCAGCGGGGAGTCCTGATGAATGAGATCCAAGCCGCCAAGAACTCCTGGTTCAGCAAGACTCTGGGTTCTCTTAAGAGCTctgcgtcctcctcctccagctccacgTCCCAGACCCCGTCCTCTCCAAAGGATGGGCCTGCGTAG